The segment CTCTCTCGTCAACTAAAGACTTCATGTAGGAACAAGGCCGGTCCTCAGTCTCCATATGATTAGGCTCCTGGCCTGGAGTAAAATGCAATTCAAATGATGATGGTCCAGGAGGTTGAGTCCTCATTTGCACAGACCGCAAAAGTGCAGCTCTCCTTAAGTCAGCAGAGTGGCATATGTCACTGGGTGATGATGGAAATCGACCCTCAGAATCAGAGCCTCGTTGACGAGGCTGGGAGGATGTGGCAGGAGGGAAGTTGCAGGAATGTGACGGATATGACGTGGAGGGAGGGCATGATGAGAACCCATTCATTGGTCTGTGATATCGGTAGGGTGAGACTGGACTAGTTGGTGCACTCTCACGTTGGGGTGAGCTGGTGTTCGTCAAAGCCTCATAACACCGTGAATCATCTGAATCTTCTGACATTGGTGAATATTGAAAGGACAGCTCGTCCctgaaacaaacataaaaaatcaaataaaacttGATAACAAATAAGCAAGGAGATGGGAAAACAGGATCTTCATCTGATGCTACATTTCTTATAAGCTTAGAGGTACATTGTCAAGTCACAAATAGTAAAGACATTCAAATCTAAGAAGAATTCATGGAGTCTATCTCTACATCAAAGAAAAATTCAGAGAGCTAGAGCAAAATTACATGTTTATGTACTCCACAAAAGTAAGCAAAATCCAAATGCATGCATGATGATAGATTGGTCTATCTACAGATTCTATGCAGTAGTTTGTGTGGTTCTTTCCCATCATGTGTGGTTCTAAAAGGGATTAAGAACTTCTCTTTAGACACTAAACTGGACCAAAAAGACCAAGACTTCGCCGATCATAACTTGGAAACGTATTTTTGCACGATTATTGCAGTTTCATTTAACAGTAGAATACAGTCCTCAATATTTGCATGGTGCATCAGTTTTCTCTAAACAAAATATGCAAGTCAGCGCCTTTCAAGATTTTGGAACTACAAAGCCATACAGCGGTGACCCCTCTATTACGCTTAAAAGTCAAATGACTATACGGCCTGTACTTCCTTGCCAACCATTTTTTGCTCTAAACTCCAAGTGCCATGACAGGAGACACTGAGCCACTGCTTGTTTCATCTGTAAACTTTGATATGTTCCCAATGTCTCTGTATATAAAGCTCTGAACACTTTGCATTTTAACAGAATTGCACTGACAGACACTACAAGGTTTCACAGAATCAAAGTAGTGAATCTAACTCTGATCATCACAGAATCAGGGCAGATTAGTCACTCTCTAAAGAAAGACAGCTGCCAGATGACATCTACGAATTCTAGTCCTCTGTTATCCATCACTCCAAAAAGAGCTGTCACATTTTGAACGCCCATTTCTACAAGTTTTGATAGGTTCtgattatatatatactgaTTCATCTGTCAAAGATGCAGACATGAAACCCGACAAGGAAGAATCCCGCACCACAGTATATTCACTTGCAACTATACCCTTAATAATTGCCGTCCCACACTAGAGTGTTTCAATAGTTTACAGATCTTAAAGGTTCTATTAACACTCTCCTACCAACTCCCTCAGCATAACATTATGGCAGTGAAATTCAAGAGGTCAACGATGTGTGTATGTCATGTGAATGAGCATCTTTCTACAAGGGAAATATGAGTAAAAAGGTTTTGAGGATGTAGCAAAAGATTGAGGTGGCTACTCTCCATCCAACCTTGTTTATTTAATGCTTCCCAGTTACTAGAAAAAGGAACCATTGAATTCtaagatataataataataataataacaagaataaggTGCGTAGCCGTTAGAGCTTACTTTGAgtggcataggttgagggagaCTTGTGACTAAGGTCACGGGTTCGAGCCTTACACTAAGCCCGGTTTCAGAGGTTGTGTTTGGTCCTAAGGGTAGGCCAAGATGGATTTTTCAgtcataaaaaagaatattaataataagGCGGGTaagtttcaattatatattggAAATGGACTGGACAGCTTCATAGACCATGTAAGTCATGGAGGTTAttggatattattttatttttaatgtaaatgtATTTCATTCATGGCCAAAAACTGGCCATTACAAGCTAATCAGACATATTATTCGATATTAAAGTCCCCATATCCTTGCTAATCAGGCATACTATAACTTACTTGTTGCAGCATACAGTgcttctctttcattttttattttattttagaggaGGGTCTAGACCAAAAGATGCCAGTAGCATGTTCGATTTACCTTCTagtaacttttaaatttaacatATGATAGATTATAAGTCTAAAGGAAACCTAACCTAAACCAACATAAGCATACACTGCAGGGAAGCAATTGATATACGTggggaagaagaaaagaaaattctcTGTCTACTTTAATTCTTGCTTGTCTCTCCATTTAACATCAGTCCTCTCAAAAGGAGAAATTCTAACACAATTTATTGCTGTTCTAAGAGAAAGACATTCACGACTAGGTTTTCTAAGCAGTATCTTAATTGTGTTATAACCCAACTGAGCAATAATTGGCATTATTCTGTTATTTCAGAAATTCAACAAAACTTTCAACATTAAAACATATCTCTGGGTTTCACACAGTACTGAGAGATTGAGCTAGCACAGGCTTCTTTGTGAGATCGATAACTAAGCGATCACTGAATTctggtaaattatttttttctttagagtGGGCAAAATTAGTTTAAGAGATGATCTATGCAGGATTAATTACTCAACAAAGAATGATACCAAGCAGCCACTATGAGTGGTTTTTATAGAAGGTAGGGGTTTAAGTGGTCAATTAACTCAAAAGTAATACTCTCTCAAATGAAACTACTTAAAACCTATGGAACTTCTGTCAACAAAGGTTGTAAAAGATTACATAGTACATATGAGTAGCATGTCCCGAACACCAATATTTAGGTAAAGGTATCAATGGATCTCTCTCTCTGAACAATTAAGTGTTCTCTCAAGATTCACTTTTTAGGAAGAAAATTTTAAGCTTGGTCTTTTAATGGACTCACAGAGCTTCTTGGGGTCAAGGTGTTGATACAGTAATGAGCTCACTGCCAAGGATGTAAGGACTGAAGGAGAGAGATTTCAAAATCCCCATCGTCCAGCAAACCTCCTTCGATTTAAGTTAAGAGTAAGACAAACCTAAAGCAGTCATACagacagagagagaaagagTAAAGAACCAAGAAGTAAAGGCAATTAACAGGAAAGCAATCTCTCATCTGCAATGGAAAATTCTTCCTTATCTCTCTCTTTactatttcttttgtttgtataaGAGAAGAAGACTTATAAGCACAAAAGTGCATTAATGTAATAAGTAAAAACAGTAAAATATCCACAAGGAACTAAATAATCTAAGCAGTAAATTCTATAAACTAATGCAAGGTACCTATCGGGGGACTTCTT is part of the Solanum lycopersicum chromosome 1, SLM_r2.1 genome and harbors:
- the LOC101247157 gene encoding uncharacterized protein — protein: MGSETGSSPSSAPAIATAAAASSSSATSSPTGTGKRNRDPEDEVYVDNLHSHKRYLSEIMASSLNGLTVGDTLPDNIVDSPSRSESMLYIRDELSFQYSPMSEDSDDSRCYEALTNTSSPQRESAPTSPVSPYRYHRPMNGFSSCPPSTSYPSHSCNFPPATSSQPRQRGSDSEGRFPSSPSDICHSADLRRAALLRSVQMRTQPPGPSSFELHFTPGQEPNHMETEDRPCSYMKSLVDEREYKIEQCSSMSVSAPENGEDPCSILNMGPKEDESVD